The Neodiprion virginianus isolate iyNeoVirg1 chromosome 5, iyNeoVirg1.1, whole genome shotgun sequence genome contains a region encoding:
- the LOC124305108 gene encoding latrophilin Cirl isoform X3 — MECRWARRKGLFAGCILFLLLLQLLVGSRTVDARNSERYDAAYECEGKTLTIECGEGELIHLIRANYGRYSITICNEHGNTDWSVNCMSTKSFRVLFDKCDQKRNCSIVASTSQFGDPCPNTLKYLEAHYQCMSAATTTTTSRPSPPWLITSQPSVWSTAKPTVRPFSRNTAPVQPPPPPTPQTPAVIPTTLPSPTTTPSKAIIGDGYNDEDTSSPGNGLGAPVPPLMSETTQVSPTTLSPWRTSRRTTVPSTLWPESSSNGQWSDYTKRLCKPVKARNLFWNTTRAGDVAVQTCPGGATGIARWKCVDQGDTAVWYRGTPDLSECRSVWLTALENRVEDGDVILSVSSELSQVTNNSRVLYGGDMMITTKIIRNMAEKMKDNLKTYSDLRQQEVAVRELLQGVIITGSNLLDKTQLPSWKDLSHQEQMRVATSLLNGLEENAFLLADAYEQENTIVQKGENILVSIRILEARNIEKNLEVFPSQKVLREWPVSNDHVELTKGALLDNSDNGIIRLVFMAFDRLEEILQPQAETSSIVGHDDSQFRPKNTTRILNTKVISASLGKGKHIQLSEPVKLYFKHLTVENVTNPSCVFWDYTINAWSEEGCHVHLTNSTHTVCECNHLTNFAVLMDVHAIKLDTAHQVALQIITYIGCIISVICLVLAILTFQLFRGLKSDRTIIHKNLCICLLIAEVLFVCGIGQTDQRIVCGVVAGLLHFFFLCAFAWMFLEGFQLYVMLIEVFEAEKSRLRWYYLVAYGAPLLVVAISCIIDPLSYGTDRYCWLRADNYFIFSFVGPVILVILANLVFLSMAIYVMCRHSNTAISMKSKEHSRLASARAWLRGAIVLVFLLGLTWTFGLLYLNQESVVMAYIFTVLNSLQGLFIFVFHCVQNEKVRKEYRKFIRRHSWLPKCLRCSKTVSGSSAGSSGTSGGVAGTNGGKEFASHNTSSNPSAPTTDSSGLSPHAAASYLVSGRGWVTTDRQQSAVLPPAACTTNSQREPPSSEAHIVATLPHARNNFPSALNIPKSATATWGPLNKNLMWKNISFKSCSRDSGHGGSEQEDSPRTHSTMTLSHGRTRDRRMVGDLGEATTRSGRRAASPYNHTYTEIRDGRGGHHQVHGHHGQHVHLPRGMVAGEDDPVYEEIERGGGEIQVSDMSDEDGRRQSDMSRQSSRSYGDHRPLIPYSPANDRNLVHYGQTIDNRGAPQHSVGNPAEYSPGQERNAANNCWEKLRRYQARYELGELSRLPGNYGLPPLQQDHSRTVAVLNGHTVVCHLQPQTDMYTGRNMPPPSYSEC, encoded by the exons agAGGTACGATGCCGCCTACGAGTGCGAGGGAAAAACCCTGACGATCGAGTGCGGCGAGGGTGAACTTATTCACCTTATAAGAGCCAACTACGGCCGGTATTCGATAACGATATGCAACGAGCACGGGAACACGGACTGGAGTGTCAACTGCATGTCGACTAAGTCGTTCAGAGTGCTCTTCGACAA GTGTGATCAAAAACGGAATTGCAGTATCGTTGCTTCGACTTCGCAATTCGGCGATCCTTGTCCAAATACGCTTAAGTATTTGGAAGCACACTATCAGTGCATGTCTG CCGCAACAACCACCACCACTTCACGACCCAGTCCTCCGTGGCTCATAACTTCGCAGCCGAGTGTCTGGAGCACCGCTAAACCGACCGTCAGGCCATTTTCCAGAAATACTGCACCGGTTCAGCCCCCACCGCCTCCGACACCACAGACGCCAGCCGTCATCCCTACCACTTTACCGAG TCCCACGACGACTCCGTCCAAGGCAATTATCGGTGACGGTTACAACGACGAGGACACATCATCGCCTGGTAATGGTCTGGGTGCACCAGTTCCTCCATTGATGTCTGAAACGACCCAAGTCTCGCCAACGACATTGTCCCCGTGGCGAACGAGTCGTCGAACAACCG TTCCGAGCACCCTCTGGCCGGAGTCCAGCTCAAACGGACAGTGGTCAGACTACACGAAACGCCTTTGCAAGCCGGTAAAGGCGAGAAATCTGTTCTGGAACACGACGCGGGCGGGTGACGTAGCCGTACAAACCTGCCCTGGTGGAGCGACGGGAATCGCAAGATGGAAGTGCGTCGATCAGGGTGACACGGCCGTTTGGTATCGGGGCACTCCCGATCTCAGCGAGTGTCGATCCGTCTGGCTGACGGCGTTGGAGAACCGCGTGGAGGACGGTGACGTTATTCTAAGCGTAAGCAGCGAGCTGTCTCAAGTGACGAATAACAGCCGGGTTCTGTACGGCGGGGACATGATGATCACTACGAAGATCATCAGGAACATGGCCGAGAAGATGAAGGACAACCTGAAGACCTACTCCGACCTCAGACAGCAAGAGGTTGCCGTGAGGGAACTACTTCAGGGCGTTATCATAACAGGTAGCAACTTGTTGGACAAGACCCAGCTTCCTTCGTGGAAGGATTTGAGCCATCAGGAGCAAATGAGAGTTGCCACATCGCTGCTCAACGGGCTTGAAGAGAACGCTTTTCTTCTGGCGGATGCCTACGAGCAGGAGAACACGATCGTTCAAAAAGGAGAAAACATAC TCGTGTCGATCAGGATTCTCGAGGCTCGCAATATAGAGAAAAACCTCGAAGTATTTCCGAGCCAAAAGGTGCTCAGAGAGTGGCCCGTCTCCAACGATCACGTAGAGCTTACGAAAGGGGCGCTTCTGGACAACAGTGACAACGGTATCATCCGTTTGGTCTTCATGGCCTTTGACAGGCTCGAAGAAATACTTCAGCCCCAGGCGGAGACCTCGTCTATAGTCGGACACGACGACTCTCAGTTCAGGCCGAAGAACACAACCAGAATACTGAACACCAAGGTGATATCGGCGTCTTTGGGCAAAGGGAAGCACATCCAGTTGTCGGAACCCGTTAAATTATACTTCAAGCATCTGACCGTTGAAAACGTGACTAATCCAAGCTGCGTCTTTTGGGATTACACGATAAA TGCATGGTCCGAGGAAGGATGTCACGTTCACCTCACCAACAGCACCCACACCGTATGCGAGTGCAATCACCTAACAAATTTCGCTGTACTGATGGACGTCCACGCAATTAAATTGGACACGGCGCATCAAGTCGCTCTTCAAATCATTACGTACATCGGGTGCATAATTTCTGTAATTTGCCTCGTCCTCGCCATACTTACGTTCCAACTTTTCCGCGGACTCAAG TCCGATCGAACGATCATACATAAGAACCTCTGTATCTGCCTGCTGATAGCTGAGGTTCTTTTCGTTTGTGGTATCGGTCAAACTGATCAGAGAATCGTTTGTGGCGTCGTCGCTGGATTGCTTCACTTCTTTTTCCTCTGCGCGTTCGCGTGGATGTTCCTCGAAG GGTTTCAACTTTACGTCATGCTGATCGAAGTGTTCGAGGCGGAGAAATCCAGACTTCGATGGTACTACTTGGTCGCTTATGGCGCTCCGTTACTCGTAGTAGCAATTTCCTGCATCATCGACCCTCTGAGCTATGGAACTGATCGTTACTGCTGGTTGAGAGCCGACAACTATTTCATCTTCAGTTTTGTGGGGCCCGTGATACTCGTTATTCTG gCGAATCTCGTCTTTCTATCCATGGCAATATACGTGATGTGTCGTCACTCAAACACCGCCATATCCATGAAGAGCAAGGAGCACTCAAGATTAGCTAGCGCAAG gGCCTGGCTGCGAGGAGCAATCGTTCTAGTCTTTCTCCTGGGACTGACGTGGACCTTTGGATTGTTGTACTTGAATCAAGAATCGGTAGTGATGGCTTACATATTCACAGTACTGAACAGTCTCCAAGGATTGTTCATCTTCGTGTTCCACTGTGTGCAAAACGAGAAG GTGCGGAAAGAATACCGTAAGTTTATCAGGCGCCATTCATGGCTGCCAAAGTGTCTCCGATGTTCGAAGACCGTCTCGGGCAGCTCAGCCGGCTCTTCGGGGACAAGCGGAGGCGTCGCCGGGACGAATGGCGGCAAGGAATTCGCCTCCCACAACACGTCGTCAAATCCGTCGGCACCGACGACGGACAGCTCGGGATTGTCTCCTCACGCAGCAGCTAGC TACTTGGTGTCCGGGCGCGGTTGGGTTACGACTGACAGACAACAATCGGCGGTGCTGCCCCCAGCCGCCTGCACAACCAATTCTCAACGCGAACCTCCTTCGTCGGAAGCTCATATCGTAGCAACGCTGCCTCACGCCCGAAACAACTTTCCCTCAGCTCTTAATATCCCTAAATCTGCGACCGCCACTTGGGGACCTCTTAACAAAAACCTCATGTGGAAG AACATTTCTTTTAAATCGTGTTCCCGGGATTCCGGTCACGGAGGATCGGAGCAAGAAGACTCGCCGCGTACTCACAGCACGATGACCTTGTCGCACGGAAGGACCCGTGATCGAAGAATGGTCGGCGACCTTGGCGAGGCGACGACGCGATCAGGGCGACGGGCGGCGTCTCCTTACAACCACACGTACACGGAGATAAGGGACGGACGGGGAGGGCATCACCAGGTCCACGGACATCACGGTCAGCACGTCCACCTCCCACGGGGAATGGTGGCCGGCGAGGACGACCCGGTATACGAGGAGATAGAACGAGGAGGTGGTGAAATCCAGGTATCCGACATGTCGGACGAGGACGGGAGGCGGCAGAGCGACATGAGCAGACAGTCATCGCGGAGCTACGGCGATCATCGTCCGCTGATTCCTTACTCGCCGGCGAACGACAGGAACCTCGTTCACTACGGCCAGACGATAGACAACAGAGGCGCCCCCCAGCACTCCGTCGGTAATCCAGCCGAGTACAGTCCCGGGCAAGAGCGTAACGCGGCGAACAACTGCTGGGAGAAACTCAGACGGTATCAGGCCAGGTACGAGCTTGGCGAGTTGTCAAGACTACCGGGAAATTACGGACTCCCGCCTCTCCAGCAGGACCACAGTAGAACGGTTGCGGTTTTGAACGGACACACCGTAGTTTGTCACCTTCAGCCACAGACCGACATGTATACCGGTCGCAACATGCCCCCACCTTCCTACAGCGAGTGTTGA
- the LOC124305108 gene encoding latrophilin Cirl isoform X4: MECRWARRKGLFAGCILFLLLLQLLVGSRTVDARNSERYDAAYECEGKTLTIECGEGELIHLIRANYGRYSITICNEHGNTDWSVNCMSTKSFRVLFDKCDQKRNCSIVASTSQFGDPCPNTLKYLEAHYQCMSAATTTTTSRPSPPWLITSQPSVWSTAKPTVRPFSRNTAPVQPPPPPTPQTPAVIPTTLPSPTTTPSKAIIGDGYNDEDTSSPGNGLGAPVPPLMSETTQVSPTTLSPWRTSRRTTVPSTLWPESSSNGQWSDYTKRLCKPVKARNLFWNTTRAGDVAVQTCPGGATGIARWKCVDQGDTAVWYRGTPDLSECRSVWLTALENRVEDGDVILSVSSELSQVTNNSRVLYGGDMMITTKIIRNMAEKMKDNLKTYSDLRQQEVAVRELLQGVIITGSNLLDKTQLPSWKDLSHQEQMRVATSLLNGLEENAFLLADAYEQENTIVQKGENILVSIRILEARNIEKNLEVFPSQKVLREWPVSNDHVELTKGALLDNSDNGIIRLVFMAFDRLEEILQPQAETSSIVGHDDSQFRPKNTTRILNTKVISASLGKGKHIQLSEPVKLYFKHLTVENVTNPSCVFWDYTINAWSEEGCHVHLTNSTHTVCECNHLTNFAVLMDVHAIKLDTAHQVALQIITYIGCIISVICLVLAILTFQLFRGLKSDRTIIHKNLCICLLIAEVLFVCGIGQTDQRIVCGVVAGLLHFFFLCAFAWMFLEGFQLYVMLIEVFEAEKSRLRWYYLVAYGAPLLVVAISCIIDPLSYGTDRYCWLRADNYFIFSFVGPVILVILANLVFLSMAIYVMCRHSNTAISMKSKEHSRLASASGKEENALPNKLQAHLAWLRGAIVLVFLLGLTWTFGLLYLNQESVVMAYIFTVLNSLQGLFIFVFHCVQNEKVRKEYRKFIRRHSWLPKCLRCSKTVSGSSAGSSGTSGGVAGTNGGKEFASHNTSSNPSAPTTDSSGLSPHAAASNISFKSCSRDSGHGGSEQEDSPRTHSTMTLSHGRTRDRRMVGDLGEATTRSGRRAASPYNHTYTEIRDGRGGHHQVHGHHGQHVHLPRGMVAGEDDPVYEEIERGGGEIQVSDMSDEDGRRQSDMSRQSSRSYGDHRPLIPYSPANDRNLVHYGQTIDNRGAPQHSVGNPAEYSPGQERNAANNCWEKLRRYQARYELGELSRLPGNYGLPPLQQDHSRTVAVLNGHTVVCHLQPQTDMYTGRNMPPPSYSEC; this comes from the exons agAGGTACGATGCCGCCTACGAGTGCGAGGGAAAAACCCTGACGATCGAGTGCGGCGAGGGTGAACTTATTCACCTTATAAGAGCCAACTACGGCCGGTATTCGATAACGATATGCAACGAGCACGGGAACACGGACTGGAGTGTCAACTGCATGTCGACTAAGTCGTTCAGAGTGCTCTTCGACAA GTGTGATCAAAAACGGAATTGCAGTATCGTTGCTTCGACTTCGCAATTCGGCGATCCTTGTCCAAATACGCTTAAGTATTTGGAAGCACACTATCAGTGCATGTCTG CCGCAACAACCACCACCACTTCACGACCCAGTCCTCCGTGGCTCATAACTTCGCAGCCGAGTGTCTGGAGCACCGCTAAACCGACCGTCAGGCCATTTTCCAGAAATACTGCACCGGTTCAGCCCCCACCGCCTCCGACACCACAGACGCCAGCCGTCATCCCTACCACTTTACCGAG TCCCACGACGACTCCGTCCAAGGCAATTATCGGTGACGGTTACAACGACGAGGACACATCATCGCCTGGTAATGGTCTGGGTGCACCAGTTCCTCCATTGATGTCTGAAACGACCCAAGTCTCGCCAACGACATTGTCCCCGTGGCGAACGAGTCGTCGAACAACCG TTCCGAGCACCCTCTGGCCGGAGTCCAGCTCAAACGGACAGTGGTCAGACTACACGAAACGCCTTTGCAAGCCGGTAAAGGCGAGAAATCTGTTCTGGAACACGACGCGGGCGGGTGACGTAGCCGTACAAACCTGCCCTGGTGGAGCGACGGGAATCGCAAGATGGAAGTGCGTCGATCAGGGTGACACGGCCGTTTGGTATCGGGGCACTCCCGATCTCAGCGAGTGTCGATCCGTCTGGCTGACGGCGTTGGAGAACCGCGTGGAGGACGGTGACGTTATTCTAAGCGTAAGCAGCGAGCTGTCTCAAGTGACGAATAACAGCCGGGTTCTGTACGGCGGGGACATGATGATCACTACGAAGATCATCAGGAACATGGCCGAGAAGATGAAGGACAACCTGAAGACCTACTCCGACCTCAGACAGCAAGAGGTTGCCGTGAGGGAACTACTTCAGGGCGTTATCATAACAGGTAGCAACTTGTTGGACAAGACCCAGCTTCCTTCGTGGAAGGATTTGAGCCATCAGGAGCAAATGAGAGTTGCCACATCGCTGCTCAACGGGCTTGAAGAGAACGCTTTTCTTCTGGCGGATGCCTACGAGCAGGAGAACACGATCGTTCAAAAAGGAGAAAACATAC TCGTGTCGATCAGGATTCTCGAGGCTCGCAATATAGAGAAAAACCTCGAAGTATTTCCGAGCCAAAAGGTGCTCAGAGAGTGGCCCGTCTCCAACGATCACGTAGAGCTTACGAAAGGGGCGCTTCTGGACAACAGTGACAACGGTATCATCCGTTTGGTCTTCATGGCCTTTGACAGGCTCGAAGAAATACTTCAGCCCCAGGCGGAGACCTCGTCTATAGTCGGACACGACGACTCTCAGTTCAGGCCGAAGAACACAACCAGAATACTGAACACCAAGGTGATATCGGCGTCTTTGGGCAAAGGGAAGCACATCCAGTTGTCGGAACCCGTTAAATTATACTTCAAGCATCTGACCGTTGAAAACGTGACTAATCCAAGCTGCGTCTTTTGGGATTACACGATAAA TGCATGGTCCGAGGAAGGATGTCACGTTCACCTCACCAACAGCACCCACACCGTATGCGAGTGCAATCACCTAACAAATTTCGCTGTACTGATGGACGTCCACGCAATTAAATTGGACACGGCGCATCAAGTCGCTCTTCAAATCATTACGTACATCGGGTGCATAATTTCTGTAATTTGCCTCGTCCTCGCCATACTTACGTTCCAACTTTTCCGCGGACTCAAG TCCGATCGAACGATCATACATAAGAACCTCTGTATCTGCCTGCTGATAGCTGAGGTTCTTTTCGTTTGTGGTATCGGTCAAACTGATCAGAGAATCGTTTGTGGCGTCGTCGCTGGATTGCTTCACTTCTTTTTCCTCTGCGCGTTCGCGTGGATGTTCCTCGAAG GGTTTCAACTTTACGTCATGCTGATCGAAGTGTTCGAGGCGGAGAAATCCAGACTTCGATGGTACTACTTGGTCGCTTATGGCGCTCCGTTACTCGTAGTAGCAATTTCCTGCATCATCGACCCTCTGAGCTATGGAACTGATCGTTACTGCTGGTTGAGAGCCGACAACTATTTCATCTTCAGTTTTGTGGGGCCCGTGATACTCGTTATTCTG gCGAATCTCGTCTTTCTATCCATGGCAATATACGTGATGTGTCGTCACTCAAACACCGCCATATCCATGAAGAGCAAGGAGCACTCAAGATTAGCTAGCGCAAG TGGAAAGGAAGAGAATGCTCTTCCCAACAAATTGCAAGCGCACTT gGCCTGGCTGCGAGGAGCAATCGTTCTAGTCTTTCTCCTGGGACTGACGTGGACCTTTGGATTGTTGTACTTGAATCAAGAATCGGTAGTGATGGCTTACATATTCACAGTACTGAACAGTCTCCAAGGATTGTTCATCTTCGTGTTCCACTGTGTGCAAAACGAGAAG GTGCGGAAAGAATACCGTAAGTTTATCAGGCGCCATTCATGGCTGCCAAAGTGTCTCCGATGTTCGAAGACCGTCTCGGGCAGCTCAGCCGGCTCTTCGGGGACAAGCGGAGGCGTCGCCGGGACGAATGGCGGCAAGGAATTCGCCTCCCACAACACGTCGTCAAATCCGTCGGCACCGACGACGGACAGCTCGGGATTGTCTCCTCACGCAGCAGCTAGC AACATTTCTTTTAAATCGTGTTCCCGGGATTCCGGTCACGGAGGATCGGAGCAAGAAGACTCGCCGCGTACTCACAGCACGATGACCTTGTCGCACGGAAGGACCCGTGATCGAAGAATGGTCGGCGACCTTGGCGAGGCGACGACGCGATCAGGGCGACGGGCGGCGTCTCCTTACAACCACACGTACACGGAGATAAGGGACGGACGGGGAGGGCATCACCAGGTCCACGGACATCACGGTCAGCACGTCCACCTCCCACGGGGAATGGTGGCCGGCGAGGACGACCCGGTATACGAGGAGATAGAACGAGGAGGTGGTGAAATCCAGGTATCCGACATGTCGGACGAGGACGGGAGGCGGCAGAGCGACATGAGCAGACAGTCATCGCGGAGCTACGGCGATCATCGTCCGCTGATTCCTTACTCGCCGGCGAACGACAGGAACCTCGTTCACTACGGCCAGACGATAGACAACAGAGGCGCCCCCCAGCACTCCGTCGGTAATCCAGCCGAGTACAGTCCCGGGCAAGAGCGTAACGCGGCGAACAACTGCTGGGAGAAACTCAGACGGTATCAGGCCAGGTACGAGCTTGGCGAGTTGTCAAGACTACCGGGAAATTACGGACTCCCGCCTCTCCAGCAGGACCACAGTAGAACGGTTGCGGTTTTGAACGGACACACCGTAGTTTGTCACCTTCAGCCACAGACCGACATGTATACCGGTCGCAACATGCCCCCACCTTCCTACAGCGAGTGTTGA
- the LOC124305108 gene encoding latrophilin Cirl isoform X7, with amino-acid sequence MECRWARRKGLFAGCILFLLLLQLLVGSRTVDARNSERYDAAYECEGKTLTIECGEGELIHLIRANYGRYSITICNEHGNTDWSVNCMSTKSFRVLFDKCDQKRNCSIVASTSQFGDPCPNTLKYLEAHYQCMSAATTTTTSRPSPPWLITSQPSVWSTAKPTVRPFSRNTAPVQPPPPPTPQTPAVIPTTLPSPTTTPSKAIIGDGYNDEDTSSPGNGLGAPVPPLMSETTQVSPTTLSPWRTSRRTTVPSTLWPESSSNGQWSDYTKRLCKPVKARNLFWNTTRAGDVAVQTCPGGATGIARWKCVDQGDTAVWYRGTPDLSECRSVWLTALENRVEDGDVILSVSSELSQVTNNSRVLYGGDMMITTKIIRNMAEKMKDNLKTYSDLRQQEVAVRELLQGVIITGSNLLDKTQLPSWKDLSHQEQMRVATSLLNGLEENAFLLADAYEQENTIVQKGENILVSIRILEARNIEKNLEVFPSQKVLREWPVSNDHVELTKGALLDNSDNGIIRLVFMAFDRLEEILQPQAETSSIVGHDDSQFRPKNTTRILNTKVISASLGKGKHIQLSEPVKLYFKHLTVENVTNPSCVFWDYTINAWSEEGCHVHLTNSTHTVCECNHLTNFAVLMDVHAIKLDTAHQVALQIITYIGCIISVICLVLAILTFQLFRGLKSDRTIIHKNLCICLLIAEVLFVCGIGQTDQRIVCGVVAGLLHFFFLCAFAWMFLEGFQLYVMLIEVFEAEKSRLRWYYLVAYGAPLLVVAISCIIDPLSYGTDRYCWLRADNYFIFSFVGPVILVILANLVFLSMAIYVMCRHSNTAISMKSKEHSRLASASGKEENALPNKLQAHLAWLRGAIVLVFLLGLTWTFGLLYLNQESVVMAYIFTVLNSLQGLFIFVFHCVQNEKVRKEYRKFIRRHSWLPKCLRCSKTVSGSSAGSSGTSGGVAGTNGGKEFASHNTSSNPSAPTTDSSGLSPHAAASVGTSPNNHNNLTAPCNNTNLSINVNLNNLSLRSPVGTHPMHLMAPSNHNRHATQQEHFF; translated from the exons agAGGTACGATGCCGCCTACGAGTGCGAGGGAAAAACCCTGACGATCGAGTGCGGCGAGGGTGAACTTATTCACCTTATAAGAGCCAACTACGGCCGGTATTCGATAACGATATGCAACGAGCACGGGAACACGGACTGGAGTGTCAACTGCATGTCGACTAAGTCGTTCAGAGTGCTCTTCGACAA GTGTGATCAAAAACGGAATTGCAGTATCGTTGCTTCGACTTCGCAATTCGGCGATCCTTGTCCAAATACGCTTAAGTATTTGGAAGCACACTATCAGTGCATGTCTG CCGCAACAACCACCACCACTTCACGACCCAGTCCTCCGTGGCTCATAACTTCGCAGCCGAGTGTCTGGAGCACCGCTAAACCGACCGTCAGGCCATTTTCCAGAAATACTGCACCGGTTCAGCCCCCACCGCCTCCGACACCACAGACGCCAGCCGTCATCCCTACCACTTTACCGAG TCCCACGACGACTCCGTCCAAGGCAATTATCGGTGACGGTTACAACGACGAGGACACATCATCGCCTGGTAATGGTCTGGGTGCACCAGTTCCTCCATTGATGTCTGAAACGACCCAAGTCTCGCCAACGACATTGTCCCCGTGGCGAACGAGTCGTCGAACAACCG TTCCGAGCACCCTCTGGCCGGAGTCCAGCTCAAACGGACAGTGGTCAGACTACACGAAACGCCTTTGCAAGCCGGTAAAGGCGAGAAATCTGTTCTGGAACACGACGCGGGCGGGTGACGTAGCCGTACAAACCTGCCCTGGTGGAGCGACGGGAATCGCAAGATGGAAGTGCGTCGATCAGGGTGACACGGCCGTTTGGTATCGGGGCACTCCCGATCTCAGCGAGTGTCGATCCGTCTGGCTGACGGCGTTGGAGAACCGCGTGGAGGACGGTGACGTTATTCTAAGCGTAAGCAGCGAGCTGTCTCAAGTGACGAATAACAGCCGGGTTCTGTACGGCGGGGACATGATGATCACTACGAAGATCATCAGGAACATGGCCGAGAAGATGAAGGACAACCTGAAGACCTACTCCGACCTCAGACAGCAAGAGGTTGCCGTGAGGGAACTACTTCAGGGCGTTATCATAACAGGTAGCAACTTGTTGGACAAGACCCAGCTTCCTTCGTGGAAGGATTTGAGCCATCAGGAGCAAATGAGAGTTGCCACATCGCTGCTCAACGGGCTTGAAGAGAACGCTTTTCTTCTGGCGGATGCCTACGAGCAGGAGAACACGATCGTTCAAAAAGGAGAAAACATAC TCGTGTCGATCAGGATTCTCGAGGCTCGCAATATAGAGAAAAACCTCGAAGTATTTCCGAGCCAAAAGGTGCTCAGAGAGTGGCCCGTCTCCAACGATCACGTAGAGCTTACGAAAGGGGCGCTTCTGGACAACAGTGACAACGGTATCATCCGTTTGGTCTTCATGGCCTTTGACAGGCTCGAAGAAATACTTCAGCCCCAGGCGGAGACCTCGTCTATAGTCGGACACGACGACTCTCAGTTCAGGCCGAAGAACACAACCAGAATACTGAACACCAAGGTGATATCGGCGTCTTTGGGCAAAGGGAAGCACATCCAGTTGTCGGAACCCGTTAAATTATACTTCAAGCATCTGACCGTTGAAAACGTGACTAATCCAAGCTGCGTCTTTTGGGATTACACGATAAA TGCATGGTCCGAGGAAGGATGTCACGTTCACCTCACCAACAGCACCCACACCGTATGCGAGTGCAATCACCTAACAAATTTCGCTGTACTGATGGACGTCCACGCAATTAAATTGGACACGGCGCATCAAGTCGCTCTTCAAATCATTACGTACATCGGGTGCATAATTTCTGTAATTTGCCTCGTCCTCGCCATACTTACGTTCCAACTTTTCCGCGGACTCAAG TCCGATCGAACGATCATACATAAGAACCTCTGTATCTGCCTGCTGATAGCTGAGGTTCTTTTCGTTTGTGGTATCGGTCAAACTGATCAGAGAATCGTTTGTGGCGTCGTCGCTGGATTGCTTCACTTCTTTTTCCTCTGCGCGTTCGCGTGGATGTTCCTCGAAG GGTTTCAACTTTACGTCATGCTGATCGAAGTGTTCGAGGCGGAGAAATCCAGACTTCGATGGTACTACTTGGTCGCTTATGGCGCTCCGTTACTCGTAGTAGCAATTTCCTGCATCATCGACCCTCTGAGCTATGGAACTGATCGTTACTGCTGGTTGAGAGCCGACAACTATTTCATCTTCAGTTTTGTGGGGCCCGTGATACTCGTTATTCTG gCGAATCTCGTCTTTCTATCCATGGCAATATACGTGATGTGTCGTCACTCAAACACCGCCATATCCATGAAGAGCAAGGAGCACTCAAGATTAGCTAGCGCAAG TGGAAAGGAAGAGAATGCTCTTCCCAACAAATTGCAAGCGCACTT gGCCTGGCTGCGAGGAGCAATCGTTCTAGTCTTTCTCCTGGGACTGACGTGGACCTTTGGATTGTTGTACTTGAATCAAGAATCGGTAGTGATGGCTTACATATTCACAGTACTGAACAGTCTCCAAGGATTGTTCATCTTCGTGTTCCACTGTGTGCAAAACGAGAAG GTGCGGAAAGAATACCGTAAGTTTATCAGGCGCCATTCATGGCTGCCAAAGTGTCTCCGATGTTCGAAGACCGTCTCGGGCAGCTCAGCCGGCTCTTCGGGGACAAGCGGAGGCGTCGCCGGGACGAATGGCGGCAAGGAATTCGCCTCCCACAACACGTCGTCAAATCCGTCGGCACCGACGACGGACAGCTCGGGATTGTCTCCTCACGCAGCAGCTAGCGTGGGTACCTCACCGAATAACCACAACAATCTGACAGCGCCGTGTAACAATACGAATCTTTCGATAAATGTCAACCTGAACAATCTGTCGCTGCGATCGCCGGTCGGGACACATCCAATGCACTTGATGGCCCCGAGCAACCACAATAGGCACGCTACTCAGCAAG AACATTTCTTTTAA